A stretch of DNA from Gemmatimonadaceae bacterium:
GGTGCGCGCCGTGCCGCGTGGAGATGCCCAGCATCCAGAATCTGCACGACGCTTACGCGGCGCGGGGACTCAAGGTCGTCGCCGTCAGCGTGGACGCCGGCGGCACAGAGGAGCAGATCCGCGCCTTCGCCGACTCGCTCGGTCTTACCTTCGAGATACTGCACGATTCGACCGGCGGAATACAACGCGCGTATCTCACCACGGGCGTGCCGGAGACCGTCGTCATCGGCCGCCACGGCATCATCCGCAAGCGGGTTCGGGGCGCGATCCACTGGGACTCCCCCGCCAACCGCGCGCTGGTGGAGCAGCTGCTCGCAAAGCCGGCGAGCTGAAGTGACGCTGATCCTCGGGATCGAGACGTCGTGCGACGAGACGTCCGCGGCGGTCATCGAGAGGAAGGAATCAGGCGGGCCGGCGCTGCTGTCACTCGTGATCCTGTCGCAGGACGTGCACGCCGTGTTCGGCGGCGTGGTCCCCGAGATAGCCGCCCGCGCGCACCTCACCAGCCTCGTGCCCGTGGCGGACAAAGCGCTCGCCGACGCCGCCGCGAAATTCGGCGACCTCGACGCGATCGCGGTAACGCACGCGCCCGGATTGATCGGCGCGCTCCTCGCGGGGGTGTCGTACGGCAAGGCGCTCGCGTTCTCGCTCGGCATCCCGGTCGTTGCCGTTCATCACATGGAAGGCCATCTCTTCGCCGCGTCGCTCGAGGATCCCGGCGCGGAGCCGCCGTTCATGGCGCTGCTCGTGTCCGGCGGCCATACGATGCTGATCGATTGCCCTGAATGGGGCAGCTACGAGCTGCTCGGCGCGACGCGCGACGACGCCGCGGGCGAGGCGTTCGACAAGGTCGCCAAGCTCCTCGGGCTTCCCTACCCCGGCGGGCGGTACGTCGAGGAGCTCGCCGCGCGCGGCACTCCGGGCCGCTTCAGGTTCAAGCCGCCGATGCTCGACGGAACGTGGAAGGAAAACCAGCCCGGCTATCACGACGTCTCGTTCAGCGGGCTCAAGACCGCCGTCCTCAACGCGGTACGAGCTTCCACCGACATCGAGCGCGACCGCGCCAACATCGCGCGCGGCTTTCAGGACGCGCTGATCGAGACCCTGGTCGAGAAGACGGTCCGCGCGGCCGACGACCGCGGCCGCTCGCGCATCGTCCTCGGCGGCGGCGTGGCGTGCAACCGGACTCTCGTCGCCGCCGCGCGGAAGCGCGCCGAGCGGATCGGCGCGACGGTGCACAGCGCCTCCCCCCGCCTCTCCACTGACAACGCGGCAATGATAGCTCGCGCGGGACTGTTCCACTTCGAGCGCGGCGAGCGAGCCGACATGTCTCTGAATGCATTCGCGATGCTACCGATTCCAGGACTAACGAATGCCGTTGGCTATTAGCTGTTGGCTGTTGGTTACGGCCGCGCGGCCAACGCCCTATCATTTGTCATAAGCCAACAGCCAACAGCCAATAGCCAACAGCTAAGAGCGCCCTTAGTGCCTTCCCAATACATCGTCCATCAGCCGTTCCTCTACGACATCGGCCCCATCAAGGGGATCGGCGGATTCGGCCTCGCGATCCTGCTGTGCTTCGTCATCGGGCAGATCCTGCTGACGCGCGAGCTGACCCGGCGCGGGCACGATCCGGCGCCGGTCGGCGATCTCGTCTTCGCCGCGGTGGTCGGCGGGCTCCTCGGCGCCAAGATTTATTACGCGATCCTCGTGCAGGACATGGACGCGCTGTTCGATCGCGCGGGCTTCGTGTTCTGGGGCGGCCTCATCGGCGGGATAATCGCCACGAGCCTGGTCATTCGCTTCAAGAAACTGCGGTGGAGCACCATCAGCGACGCGAGCGCCATCAGCCTCGCGGCCGCGTACTCCGTCGGGCGCACGGGCTGCTGGGCCGTGGGCGACGACTACGGCCGGCCCTGGGAGTCGCCGCTCGCCGTGCAGTTCCCCGAAGGCGCGCCTCCCTCCACCGCGGCGAACATGTCGCAGCTGTTCGGCGTCAGCTTTCCCCCGGGCACCGACCCCTCGGCGGTGATCGCCGTGCATCCGACGCAGATCTACGAGGTCATTCTCGGCTTCGTCATGTTCCTGATCGTGTGGCGCTTGCGCGACCACAAGCACGCGGCTGGCTGGCTGTTCGGACTGTACGCCGTGCTGGCGGGGATCGAGCGGTTCGTCATTGAGTTCGTGCGCGCCAAAGACGACCGCTTCTTCGGGGGCCTCACGCTGGCTCAGATGTTCGCGCTGGGTTTCGTCGCTGCCGGCGTGGCGTGGATGTACTCCCGCCGCGAGGTCGGGCCGGGCAGGCCGGGGATATACGCTTCGTGACTATGGTCCGGGGATTCTGCCGGGGAATCCAAGTTTGGAGTGTGGGAGTTTGGAGTGTGACAGTCCGGAGTACTCCAAACTGCCACACTCCGAACTGCCACACTCCCTACTTGGATTCCGCCTTGGTCCGGTTCCAGGCTCGCCTGGGGCGACGCGGCTTGCCTATGGGGTTGAGCCTCTCCCACGCCGGCAGATGATCGAGCAGGTAGTCGAGTGAGAACACGTGGCGCGTCCCGTCCTCGCGCCGCCTGAACACGACTCTCGACCAGCCCTTCATTCCCGTCGGCTTGTACCACATGCCGTTCATGTGCAGCTCTTCTCCCCGAATCGCGCGGATGAGCACCCGCTCGTAGCGCGACCGCGGGAGCGCGCGCTCGGGGAAGAGATTGTCCCACCGGCACAGCCGGCCGATGTCCTCGTACTCCGCCGGCCGCTCGTCCAGATCGAGCAGCGACGGTACGCGTCCGTGCAGTACGGACGCTATCAGTCGCAAGGTGAACGGATCCGAGACGCGGCGGATCGACGGCCAGAAGCGCCGGGCAGTGAGCTCCGCGATGTGGCGAAGCGCGAGCACGCGCCCGTCGCGCGTCGGCCACATCGCGGCGTCCACGTCGCACGTGAACGGATTCTCGCTGAAACAGGAGAAGCGCGCGAGCCAGCCCATGCGCGACGTGTGCCGTATGGGCCGGAAGTTCTCCAGCACCGGCAGTCCCTTCTTCTCCAGCATCTCCAGCTCGAAGCTCTCCCAGCGCATGACGGCTCGCACGATTCCCACGATCAGCGTGGCCGTCGCGATCATCAGCGACGCGCTCGGCGTGAAGTCGGCCGTCACCTCGATGCGGTTGCCGCGCGGGCGCACGCCGATGCCGGTGGATTCGCGGTTGGCGGCGAGCAGCATCACGGGCATCGGGAGGATGTAGGACAGCAGCAGAGCCAGCTGCTCCACGCTCCTGCCGTTGCCCTGCTCGCGCGCGGGCAGATCGAACGAGATGTTGTAGTGCGCGCTGAACCCGGTCAGCTGGACCCTGCTTCCGTTCGCCTTCTCCCACGCGTCCAGCTCGTCCCGCAGGAACAGAATGCTCTCCCAGAGCGAGCGTCCCGCCCGCGCGGCGCAACCCTTCTCGATCTCGATCACGGGTGTCGCGACTTCGATCACGCCCGTGTCGAAGTACACCGCACCGCCCGTCGGAAGGTGGTACGAGCGCCCCACGCGGTGCATGAGCGGGCCGCGGATGATCCGGCGGGGGCTGCCGAACACGTCCTCGGGCCGCAGCTGCTCGCCGTCGACGACCACCGCGAATTCGGCTTCCAGTCCGATGGCGGCCAGCGCTATCCTGTCCGATGCCGCGCGCTTGTCGCCGCCGTCCGACTTCTTCCGATTTCGTGCTGTGCTCTGCGACATCTACTGCGACCTCGAGTTCCTTTTCCCCGGGGGATCCGACGGCGCGCCCCGGGGTGAGCCACGCTATCGCCGCGCCTCGTCCTTGTCGTCGGGCGCGTCGCGCGGTATCGAAACCACGTACCCGAAGTCCAGATGCAAATGATCGTCCGCGAATCCGGCGGCCCCGCCGGCCGGCCTCGTCCAGACGGCCGGCAGCGTCTCCCGGGCTACCAAGCTGAAGCGCTCAATCGACTTCTCGTCGCTCAGCCAGGTCGATCCGATCCGGTAGATGTTCGCGGCCGTGCCCCAGCAGTGGGGCGAAGCATCTCTACTCAAACGGTGTGCCGGAGACCTGTAGCCACCGTTTGCCGCAATGTGCACGAACGTACCGACGGCCTCGCGGAAGCGTTCCAGGCAAAGAGCCAGCAGCGTGATCGCGCAGGGAACGTACCTCGGAAATCGCCGGAACACATCGACTTCCCGTACGTCGGTCTGGATGAACTCCCACAGGTAGAAGTGGGGAGACAGCTCCAGCTTGCGGGCGACGTCCCACGAGGGGACCTCGTAAAAGTAGCGGGGTAACGTGCGCTCCCGGCCAGCGGCATCCCGAAGGGACTCGCCCGGCCGCAGCGCGTCGCGGTACTTCCGGTCGAGCGCGAGGCCATCCACCACCTGCAGCGGAAACGATCGGTCCTCAGCCATCCTTCTTCGGGCCTCCTTCGTCGGTCAGAAACTCGTGCACGGCCTCGGAGACCCTGGCGATGGCCTGCTGCCGGCCCGAGCCGTCGGGCTCCCACTCGGTCAGCACGACCAGCACGTACGGGTTGCGTCCGGGCAGATACACGATGCCCGCGTCGTGCGCGATGGTGGAGATCTCGCCGGTCTTGTGCGCGACCCTCGTCCGCTTCGGGAGCGGCGCCGGAATGCCGCTGTTGAACTCCTGCGCGTGGAGGATGTCCAAAATCTCCTTCGACAGCGTGCGCGAGAAGGCGCGCTCCTCGGCGATCAGCTTGAGCATGCCGGCCAGACCGGATGCCGTAACCCGGTTGGATATCCCCGCGTCGAACGCGCGGTTGTCTTCCACGCCGCGATGCAGCTCGATCCCGTCGTCGAGGCCAAGGTCGGCCAGCGTCCGCTGCATGCTCTGCAGGCCGACGAAGTCCAGCAGCAAGTTGGTGGCGAGGTTGCTGCTAGTCGCGATCATGTGGAACGCGAGCTCGCGGATCTGCATGGTCTTGCCGATCGCAGCGTGCACGACCGCGTTGGCGTCGCGCTCCGGATCCACGCGGAAGATGGAGCCGTCGTCGGCGCTCCTGAAGCGGTTCCGCACGTGCAGGCGCGACTGCGGCAGCAGCTCGCCGGCGTGCACTGCGCCGAACACGCCCACGAGGATCGGCACCTTTATCGTGCTCGCGGCGTGAAACCAGCGATCCGATTCGTAATCGAATTCGACAGGCGTCTCGACGTCCCGCACCGCGACGGCGAGGGCCCCGGCCCCCGAGTCACGCTTGATCTCGTCGATCCGCTCGCGGAGCTTCGCGGTGTCGCGGGTCTGCTTTTTCCTGGAATCCTTGGCCATGCGATTGCGCTGAAACGGTAGGATATACTTAACAGGCAACCCTCGACCAAGCCGCGGAGCCCGTCCCCTGCACTACCACCTGATCGGAATCGCCGGCACGGCGATGGCCTCGCTGGCCGGGCTCCTCAAGGCCACCGGACACACCGTCACCGGGTCGGACGAGAACGTCTACCCCCCGATGTCGCACGAGCTCGAAGCGCTCGGCATCCCGTACCAGACGGAGTTCGCTCCTGCGAATCTCGAGCCGCGGCCGGACGTCGTGGTCGTGGGAAACGCGATCTCCCGCGGCAACGTCGAGCTGGAGGCGGTGCTCAACCGGAAGCTCCGGTACACCTCCGCCGCGGCGGTGATCAAGGACGAGTTCATCCGCGGGCGGCACTCGCTCGCGGTCGCGGGCACGCACGGCAAGACCAGCATGAGCTCGCTGCTCGCCTGGGTTCTGGAGAGCGCCGGGATGAACCCCGCGTTTCTCATCGGCGGCGTAGCCGAGAACTTCGGCCGCTCCTTCCGTCTGACGGACTCGAAGTATTTCGTGATCGAGGCGGACGAGTACGACACGGCGTACTTCGACAAGGGACCGAAGATGTGGCATTACCTGCCCGACACGGCCATCGTCGCCAACATCGAGTTCGATCACGCCGATATTTACCGCGACTCGATCGCGTACAACTTCGCGTTCGCGCGCTTCATCAACCTGATCCCGGGCAACGGCGCGCTGGTCGCCGGCTGGGACTCACCGATCGTGCGCGAGCTGGCCGCAAAATCGTTCGCGCCCGTCGAGTCTTTTGCCTACGCCGACGAGGCGCCCGTCTCCGGCGGCGACCATCCGCGCTGGCAAGCGAAAAACGTGAGCTTCGGACCCCATGGAACGACGTTCACGGTCATCCACGACGGGGCGGAATGGGGATCGGTGCAGTCCCCGCTGGCCGGCGCCTTCAGC
This window harbors:
- a CDS encoding TlpA disulfide reductase family protein, with product MTKRRVALLVFFAATIVGGFFSVRALRRDLVTAGVGSRAPDFSAATLDSAPRTKTLSDYSGDVVLLNLWATWCAPCRVEMPSIQNLHDAYAARGLKVVAVSVDAGGTEEQIRAFADSLGLTFEILHDSTGGIQRAYLTTGVPETVVIGRHGIIRKRVRGAIHWDSPANRALVEQLLAKPAS
- the tsaD gene encoding tRNA (adenosine(37)-N6)-threonylcarbamoyltransferase complex transferase subunit TsaD, translated to MTLILGIETSCDETSAAVIERKESGGPALLSLVILSQDVHAVFGGVVPEIAARAHLTSLVPVADKALADAAAKFGDLDAIAVTHAPGLIGALLAGVSYGKALAFSLGIPVVAVHHMEGHLFAASLEDPGAEPPFMALLVSGGHTMLIDCPEWGSYELLGATRDDAAGEAFDKVAKLLGLPYPGGRYVEELAARGTPGRFRFKPPMLDGTWKENQPGYHDVSFSGLKTAVLNAVRASTDIERDRANIARGFQDALIETLVEKTVRAADDRGRSRIVLGGGVACNRTLVAAARKRAERIGATVHSASPRLSTDNAAMIARAGLFHFERGERADMSLNAFAMLPIPGLTNAVGY
- a CDS encoding prolipoprotein diacylglyceryl transferase, whose translation is MPSQYIVHQPFLYDIGPIKGIGGFGLAILLCFVIGQILLTRELTRRGHDPAPVGDLVFAAVVGGLLGAKIYYAILVQDMDALFDRAGFVFWGGLIGGIIATSLVIRFKKLRWSTISDASAISLAAAYSVGRTGCWAVGDDYGRPWESPLAVQFPEGAPPSTAANMSQLFGVSFPPGTDPSAVIAVHPTQIYEVILGFVMFLIVWRLRDHKHAAGWLFGLYAVLAGIERFVIEFVRAKDDRFFGGLTLAQMFALGFVAAGVAWMYSRREVGPGRPGIYAS
- a CDS encoding serine hydrolase, with translation MAKDSRKKQTRDTAKLRERIDEIKRDSGAGALAVAVRDVETPVEFDYESDRWFHAASTIKVPILVGVFGAVHAGELLPQSRLHVRNRFRSADDGSIFRVDPERDANAVVHAAIGKTMQIRELAFHMIATSSNLATNLLLDFVGLQSMQRTLADLGLDDGIELHRGVEDNRAFDAGISNRVTASGLAGMLKLIAEERAFSRTLSKEILDILHAQEFNSGIPAPLPKRTRVAHKTGEISTIAHDAGIVYLPGRNPYVLVVLTEWEPDGSGRQQAIARVSEAVHEFLTDEGGPKKDG
- the mpl gene encoding UDP-N-acetylmuramate:L-alanyl-gamma-D-glutamyl-meso-diaminopimelate ligase — encoded protein: MGIAGTAMASLAGLLKATGHTVTGSDENVYPPMSHELEALGIPYQTEFAPANLEPRPDVVVVGNAISRGNVELEAVLNRKLRYTSAAAVIKDEFIRGRHSLAVAGTHGKTSMSSLLAWVLESAGMNPAFLIGGVAENFGRSFRLTDSKYFVIEADEYDTAYFDKGPKMWHYLPDTAIVANIEFDHADIYRDSIAYNFAFARFINLIPGNGALVAGWDSPIVRELAAKSFAPVESFAYADEAPVSGGDHPRWQAKNVSFGPHGTTFTVIHDGAEWGSVQSPLAGAFSVRNILAVIAAAESVGADPERVREGLRTYKSVKRRMEVRGEARGVTVIDDFAHHPTAIRETIAAARQKYAGRRLVAVYEPRSYTAQLGEFEDAYEAAFAAADEVILAGLFHPERYAANALDPARLVERWNKAGKPAAYVPAVPDIVRSLSATTCAGDVVLIMSNGGFGGLHEKLLQQLKGPA